The Solea solea chromosome 15, fSolSol10.1, whole genome shotgun sequence genome segment AAGAGGACGGGGGGGGAAATGTGTGAGGTCATCAAATTAGAGGAACATTTGGGAAACTtttcaaagaataaaaaaaacaaaagccaaCAGAAAACAGTCACCATATTAATTATATGCCATCTTAAGTCtgcaatataaaaacaatagctTAAATGATTTTCTCTCACtaataaacacttttttccaAACAGGAAATATGagtttttaaaccactcactctcccacaccaaaccccatagagaaaatcagtgattttagctcacagggacacaggagctgctggtctactgctgcctcgtgtggtcaaattgtgtcactgaggttaatctgaacaaaacatttttaacacagaatacactaaataataacatttgaagttagtgatggaggcagcagtggactaacaactcctgtgtgtgtgatgttaaaatccctgattttctctatggggtttggtatgggagagtgagtggtttacaaacttcagtttcctgttggaaaagtctgtctatcTATGAATTAAAGCAACAAACATCAAGTTATAATATCATAGATTTAACCTGGCATTGATTTAATAGATTTTATAAAttcattttctgatgttttatggaCCCAACGACTAACTTTCATCAGTGTAAATCCTTCAAAACCAAGAAACGCGAGACGAGGAGACTGAAGGCTGAAGGTCATGGAGGTTCTCTCACCTTTAGGAGCGAGGTTGAGCATGTCTCCTGCTCTCAGAGAAATCTCCTCCTCAGAAGCAGCCGTGAAATCGTACTCCGCTCTGGCGACGACATGGTCGTCCTCTCCACTGGCCCAGTTACTGgctaaaacagcaaaaataaataaataaaaacacatcttgACTTAGTAATGACAAGTGACTGAAACTAAGGCCTCAtctacacagaaacagaacctgGTCTCACCACTTTCTTCAGAGCGAGGGCCAGAGCTCAGCAGTTTCCAGATGAGGTAGGGTCCGCCCAAGACGACGGCAAAAAACAGAAAGATGGGCCAAGATTTGACCGTCTGATCCTCCAGCCCCGCTTCAAACCCCGCGGACGACGTTGTAGCTATGGCATCGGCAGCGCTGTCTGCCCACAAGTCCTCGGTCTCGGTGCCAGACCTCCGCCCCAGCAGCCTCTGTATCCGCCGGTAAAGGTAGCGCAGCGTGCGAACCAGAGCGAAGGCTGACAGGACGCGGGTGAGGTGAGCGCGCAGCCGCGTCAGGTGGTTGGCGACGTCCAGCACGGCGCGGAAACTGTTGTATACGGCGGAGAAGGTGGCGTCCAGCATCATACTGACCGAGCCGAAGGCCTGCACGATGCTCTCGATGGACTGGAAGGCGCCGCGGCTGCCCTCTTCAGCCTGCTGCACAAACCTGCTGGGGGGGACCTCTTCTGTGTGGGGCAAGCGGCCGTAACCTCCCAGGCCGTAGCCGCCACCGCCATAGCCACCACCATAGCTGCCGCCGTAGCTGTAAGGGCTGTAGCCTCCTAACATTGAGCTCCCATAGGGGCTGTAGGACGAGTTGAAGGAGCCATAGGATGGACGATACGACTGCTGGACAGGACGTGGTGGGACAGGGGGCACCATCCGGGTCAGGACAGGAGTGCCAGCAGGTGTGGAGAGACCTGGAGCTGGTGCAAATTCTGCAGACCTGgttgatgaaaaaaaaccacacaaagaCGCACTTTATACACTATTGCTGCTAAGGGGACGATTCAGGTTTTAAGTATAGATAAAAAttgtactatatatatatatatatatatatatatatatatataaatataagtactGACTCAGTACTGAAAACTCAGTCTCCGAGGAAAGGTTTTGCTTGATTAAAaggtcaaattaaaatgttcatgTGATGTACCTACACTCTACACCTACAACGAGTTTCTCTGATTTGTCAGCTTAtttaatgtgaataatttctagtttctttgctccataaaacaaataaattattaaaactgaatcattttgtgtttgtggacaaagacatttaagaacatcatcatttctagagtttgacaaacactgatactGAACAATTTCTGGCATTTTATTGAACAAAGAACTCGATTAACCAAGAAAatcgtttaaaaaaataaataatcgatAGTTAAAGCCCTAAACAGGTTCGCTTTTTGACAAATTCTTTTCATACTGTTGACTTAAGTATAAATAGTATTTAACAGGTGCGTCTGTCTTTCAGTTAGTggctaaaacctgtttttcctgGTGTCTCTGCTTTCACAGGAAGTGTGCTAACATGGTCCTTAAAAAGGAgccaaaaacataataaaactacatttttaaaaactaataCTATACCTTTAAAAAGGAGCCTGGTGTGTAAGTAAAGCAACAGCAGACATTAGGTTACTGTTTACCAGGATGTTGACGACAGTTCTGACTTTACCTGATCTCTAAtaacattgtaaataaataaggcTTAAATGTTATCACcttttaatttgacaaaaagtctgAAAAAGAGACTTATTTTCAACATTGCACTGATAATGAACAGAGATAACCATTAACTGTCATTGTTGCACAAATGAACAGAAAAGCAAAAGGGTGAAAGGTCATAGCTATCAGGAAGCACCAGAGAGGGCTTTAAATTGTTCTGGATTGTAAGATTAATGTGGAATTAAGACTAAATGAcataaaggggggggggggggggcagcaatTGTGCACTTTTAAGCATAAAGAATAATAGGCATCATCATATTATatctgagagaaaaaacaataacatccaCATActgaaataatattaaaatctgacttttattttgaaaaaacgAAACTGATAAGATAAACTTGAAAAATactcaaaccaatgaatcgaCTACCAAAATAGATTAATCGAGCTATTATTTCAGCCTTTATTTTATTGACAGCCGTGTCGCTAACACGTTAGCTTTTTCGCTAAGGGATTAAATTATTTACGAGGCTAAAGGTGAATACAAAAGGTTAAATTATTAACCGATTTAACCGGCTAATGACTGATTAAAAACCAGCCATTCCTGTCGTTACTCaagtatttcatttttaatttgctgtGTGACGAGTTTTGgtgttagctagctagctagcatgCTGTAGCCGCTCAACACAAACAGCTTGAGAGCTAGCGGCTAAACAccgtgtttacctgtaatttaCAGGCGCGCTCATCGCTCCCGGAATACGTCGTTCCCACGGTTTTGGCGGAGGCTGTGAGGCCATCCcgaaaaatgtgtgaaatatgaGTCCACGGACGGTGGAAGTGTCACGGAACCCGTGGCTCGATGCTCGtccctctctgctcctgcttcttcttcgtcgtcttcttcttctactactactcCATCATGTGTCAGAATTTAAAATGGCGGTTGTCAAAACAACATAATggcgcattaccgccaccaGTCGGTCAGGAGGAGAAAGAGCATCAGGACATGTAAATACGCtttctataaataaaataaaataaaataaaataaaataatggtg includes the following:
- the pex13 gene encoding peroxisome biogenesis factor 13, with the translated sequence MASQPPPKPWERRIPGAMSAPVNYRSAEFAPAPGLSTPAGTPVLTRMVPPVPPRPVQQSYRPSYGSFNSSYSPYGSSMLGGYSPYSYGGSYGGGYGGGGYGLGGYGRLPHTEEVPPSRFVQQAEEGSRGAFQSIESIVQAFGSVSMMLDATFSAVYNSFRAVLDVANHLTRLRAHLTRVLSAFALVRTLRYLYRRIQRLLGRRSGTETEDLWADSAADAIATTSSAGFEAGLEDQTVKSWPIFLFFAVVLGGPYLIWKLLSSGPRSEESASNWASGEDDHVVARAEYDFTAASEEEISLRAGDMLNLAPKEQQPRVRGWLLASVDGQTAGLVPANYVKVLGKRRGRKHAETDRLSQLQQVNTQTPPQAAPSQQNPPAQTSEELLESVYRETPETTSSGVSSSTVVNITDKMDL